In Peromyscus leucopus breed LL Stock chromosome 11, UCI_PerLeu_2.1, whole genome shotgun sequence, a genomic segment contains:
- the Cdc20b gene encoding LOW QUALITY PROTEIN: cell division cycle protein 20 homolog B (The sequence of the model RefSeq protein was modified relative to this genomic sequence to represent the inferred CDS: inserted 1 base in 1 codon; deleted 2 bases in 1 codon; substituted 3 bases at 3 genomic stop codons), with translation MLTFDSVTTYSNFKSNFMKRLSVKTPVASSPITTRWQPSPARDQEACSSAEGSTSDIPESSSVLKITPAADTLTPHEPRSHTKESLKNPLKGSSEMNNSNLYFCKTPRVGDRGKCSSQPMGHDSESVPVWMLASEAIPVPVSKWLNQLFSTQKGVQQTEWKMHLCEKSXCVWAGCRDGVGDEFFCLRRFSGVHHSTCHPGVKLHLTGFXNDYYLDILNWNSQNLVAVALGSSVYIWNRQNHSGTEKIDLSLFCNYAPSVSWIREGSCXAVGTSEGELRDIITRKWLRNMLGHLSVVGALSWNHCALSRRAAVAADFCVHPPGDLAFSRAHLPVFLPGNLQAMEWSPCQSEVLAIGGGRKDRCLRVLDVNTGKSIQTPSTHSQESFMFSLISLPKSXETATDQDAPESAVALWACPMLLAASVDVIHFLESTRKGVFETAEDKTNGRGARVWAEAPFP, from the exons ATGTTGACTTTTGACTCGGTCACCACATACTCCAACTTCAAGAGCAACTTTATGAAGAGGCTGTCTGTCAAGACTCCTGTGGCCAGCAGCCCCATCACCACCAGATGGCAGCCAAGCCCAGCCAGGGACCAGGAAGCCTGTTCCTCTGCCGAGGGCTCGACCTCAGACATCCCTGAATCCTCATCAGTGTTGAAGATAACGCCCGCAGCAGACACCCTAACTCCACATGAACCTA GATCCCACACCAAAGAATCACTGAAAAACCCCCTCAAAGGAAGCTCTGAAATGAATAATTCCAATCTCTATTTCTGCAAGACACCTCGTGTAGGGGACAGAGGAAAATGTTCCTCTCAGCCAATGGG TCACGACTCTGAATCCGTGCCTGTCTGGATGCTGGCTTCTGAAGCTATCCCTGTCCCCGTGTCT AAATGGCTAAACCAGCTGTTTTCAACCCAGAAGGGAGTTCAGCAAACTGAATGGAAAATGCATCTCTGTGAGAAATCCTGATGTGTCTGGGCAG GCTGTAGAGACGGAGTTGGAGATGAATTCTTCTGTCTTAGGAGGTTCAGTGGTGTCCACCATTCCACATGCCACCCGGGGGTGAAGCTTCATCTCACGGGTTTTTGAAATGACTACT ACCTCGATATCCTGAACTGGAATTCCCAAAATCTTGTTGCTGTAGCCCTTGGATCCTCTGTATACATCTGGAACAGACAAAACCACAGTGGGACTGAAAAA ATAGACTTAAGCCTCTTCTGTAATTATGCACCGTCTGTGTCCTGGATCAGAGAGGGATCGT TGGCTGTTGGCACCAGCGAGGGAGAA TTACGGGATATAATCACTAGAAAGTGGCTGAGAAACATGCTTGGCCACTTGTCAGTAGTCGGAGCCCTGAGCTGGAACCACTGCGCCCTCAGCAG GAGAGCTGCTGTGGCTGCAGACTTCTGTGTACATCCCCCAGGTGACCTTGCTTTCTCCAGGGCTCACCTGCCTGTGTTCTTACCTGGAAATTTACAGGCCATGGAGTGGAGTCCCTGCCAATCTGAAGTCCTTGCcattggaggaggaaggaaggatagatgCCTACGTGTTTTGGATGTAAATACTGGGAAGAGCATTCAGACTCCAAGCACACACTCACAGGAAAGCTTC ATGTTCTCCCTCATCTCGCTACCTAAGTCATAGGAGACTGCAACAGACCAAGATGCTCCCGAGAGTGCTGTGGCTCTGTGGGCTTGCCCCATGCTGTTGG
- the Gpx8 gene encoding probable glutathione peroxidase 8 isoform X1: MEPFAAYPLKGSGSKAKVFAVLLSMVLCTVMLFLLQLRFLKPRVNSFYSFEVKDAKGKIVSLEKFKGKASLVVNVASDCRYTDKSYLALKELHKEFGPYHFNVLAFPCNQFGESEPRSSKEVESFARKTYGVTFPIFHKIKILGPEAEPAFRFLVDSSKKEPMWNFWKYLVNPEGQVVKFWRPEEPLEAIRPHVSQMIGQMILKKKEDL, encoded by the exons ATGGAGCCCTTCGCTGCCTACCCACTGAAAGGCTCCGGGTCCAAAGCCAAGGTATTTGCTGTCCTGCTGTCTATGGTTCTGTGCACCGTGATGCTTTTTCTCCTGCAATTAAGATTCCTGAAACCGAGAGTCAACAGCTTCTATTCCTTTGAAGTGAAGGATGCCAAAGGAAAGATCGTGTCTCTGGAAAAGTTCAAAGGCAAA GCTTCCCTAGTTGTAAACGTGGCTAGTGACTGCCGGTACACCGACAAAAGTTACTTGGCCCTCAAGGAGCTGCACAAGGAGTTTGGACCCTATCACTTCAACGTCCTGGCTTTCCCGTGCAATCAGTTTGGAGAATCGGAGCCCAGGTCCAGCAAGGAGGTAGAATCTTTTGCAAGAAAAACCTACGGAGTCACATTCCCCATCTTCCACAAGATTAAGATCTTAGGGCCCGAAGCAGAACCTGCGTTTAGATTTCTTGTTG ATTCTTCCAAGAAGGAGCCAATGTGGAACTTTTGGAAGTATCTGGTCAACCCCGAAGGACAAGTTGTGAAgttctggagaccagaagaacctCTAGAAGCCATCAGGCCTCACGTGTCGCAAATGATAGGGCAAAtgattcttaaaaagaaagaggacCTATGA
- the Gpx8 gene encoding probable glutathione peroxidase 8 isoform X2, giving the protein MEPFAAYPLKGSGSKAKVFAVLLSMVLCTVMLFLLQLRFLKPRVNSFYSFEVKDAKGKIVSLEKFKGKILPRRSQCGTFGSIWSTPKDKL; this is encoded by the exons ATGGAGCCCTTCGCTGCCTACCCACTGAAAGGCTCCGGGTCCAAAGCCAAGGTATTTGCTGTCCTGCTGTCTATGGTTCTGTGCACCGTGATGCTTTTTCTCCTGCAATTAAGATTCCTGAAACCGAGAGTCAACAGCTTCTATTCCTTTGAAGTGAAGGATGCCAAAGGAAAGATCGTGTCTCTGGAAAAGTTCAAAGGCAAA ATTCTTCCAAGAAGGAGCCAATGTGGAACTTTTGGAAGTATCTGGTCAACCCCGAAGGACAAGTTGTGA